The following coding sequences lie in one Saccopteryx bilineata isolate mSacBil1 chromosome 5, mSacBil1_pri_phased_curated, whole genome shotgun sequence genomic window:
- the LOC136306638 gene encoding beta-casein-like: MKVLVLACLVALALAGEKEEVIISTETVENLSSSEESIPNINKRPEQSGDEKQPGRKDERQDNIHPFMQPQPLFYPYPQPIPNTVLPQNVLPLAQPSVVLPILQPHVMEAPNAKETIVPKRNVMPVLNSPVVPFLERQIPSVTDLKIPQIPLPLVQPMMQQVHQPLAQIPVFPSQSLLSLPQPKAQLLSQQEMTYPQRNMLAQEPLLVPAQEPLLVPTQQFYPVTQPIAPVYNLQQVSPN; the protein is encoded by the exons ATGAAGGTCCTCGTCCTTGCCTGCCTGGTGGCCCTTGCTCTTGCAGGGGAG aaggAAGAAGTCATCATATCCACTGAg actgTAGAAAACCTTTCAAGCAGTGAG gaaTCCATTCCTAACATAAACAAG AGACCTGAGCAGTCTGGGGATGAGAAACAGCCAGGAAGAAAG gATGAACGCCAGGACAATATCCACCCCTTTATGCAGCCCCAGCCTCTTTTCTATCCTTACCCTCAGCCCATCCCTAACACTGTCCTTCCACAAAACGTCCTGCCTCTTGCTCAGCCTTCTGTGGTGCTGCCTATCCTGCAGCCTCACGTGATGGAAGCCCCCAATGCTAAGGAGACCATCGTTCCTAAGCGCAATGTGATGCCAGTTCTTAACTCTCCAGTAGTGCCATTTTTGGAACGCCAAATCCCAAGTGTCACTGATCTCAAAATTCCACAGATCCCTCTGCCTCTGGTCCAGCCCATGATGCAGCAGGTCCATCAGCCTCTGGCTCAGATTCCCGTGTTTCCTTCTCAGtccctgctctcccttcctcagCCCAAAGCCCAGCTTCTTTCCCAGCAAGAGATGACCTACCCCCAGAGAAATATGCTTGCCCAAGAACCTCTGCTTGTTCCTGCCCAAGAACCTCTGCTTGTCCCTACCCAACAGTTCTACCCTGTGACTCAACCTATTGCCCCAGTTTACAACTTACAACAAGTAAGTCCCAATTAA